In Chloroflexota bacterium, the genomic stretch ACGTCCTCATCGTGATTCAACTATAATGGATTCCGTTGGGCTGGGTCAAGGTCCTTTCTGACAACTTTCTGCCAATTTTTGTCACGTGGGTTCCGTGTCGCCGGTGGGGGATCATGGGGGATATCAGCCGGAGCGAATTCATCGATTACGTGAGGGATGCCCTTACGCACTTGTACGACCCCGTCCATTTGCAGAGCCATCCTCTGGCCGGATACCTGGACGGCGTCCCCGACGCGGACAGGGTGACCCGCGCGCAAAAACTGCGGCGCCTCCTGATCGAGGCGATTGAGCAGCTCAGCCCGGTCGACGCCACATCTACCTCACCTGACGCCAGCTGCGGCTATAGCGCCCTGTGCTATCGCTATATCGATGGGCTTGGCCCGGAGGAGATCGCGGGGATCCTGGCCATCAGCCCTCGCCAGGTCTATCGGAAATTGCGTGAAGGGGTCGAGGCCGTCGCCGCGGTGCTCTGGGATCGACTCCAGATAGACGACCGCACAGAATCTGCAGAGTCTCGCGTCGTCACCCCTACGGATCGCCGCACCCTGGCCCAGGCGACCGTGGAACAGCTCAACGCTCGCGCCCACCCGGAGGTCCTGGATATCCACGACGTGTTGAAGGGGATCCTGAGCGATCTGAAGCCCTATTGTGACCAGCTCGGCGCGAGGATCGTCCTGTCCGACCCCTCCGAGTCCCTGCCCGTCTACGCCGACCGGACCATGCTACGACAGGCGCTCATCAATCTGCTCACCAGCGGACTTGACCAGACGGGGCAGCGGTCTCTCTTGATCCACATCGAGCGGCGGCTTGGGCAGCTGCATCTGACACTGAGCCGGAAGCCGGGGACGGGGCGAGGCGTTCCCATCTCCAGAGAGGCCAAGCGCGAGGGGATCGGCTGGGATGTCGCCCTCCAGCTGCTCCGCAGGCAGGGAGGGCAGGTCACCTGTCAGGAGGATCCGTGGCGGGTTGAGATCCGGATGCCGCTGGCTGGGCCACATCACGTCTTGGTCATCGATGATATGCCGGATATCATCAACCTGTTTCAGCGGTTCACGAGTCAGTATGCCATTGAGGTCATCGGGGCGGGGACGGCTGTCGAGGCTTTCGAGGTGCTTCAGCAGATCACTCCCTCGTTGATCCTGCTCGACGTGATGCTTCCTCGCCAGGACGGCTGGGAGATATTGCAGCAATTGAAGACGAATCCAGCCACTGCGCAGATCCCGGTGGTGATCTGCTCCATCCTCAACGAGCCCGGCCTGGCCACGGCGCTGGGGGCGGATGGCTATCTGCGCAAGCCGGTCAGCCAGGAGGCACTGCGGCTGGAGCTTTCTCTCTGGTTACCTCTGACTCCGGCGTCGGGCGTAACGCCGTCGTGATCGAGCACAGCAGCCGCAGCCATTCGCTGACCGAGAGGGGGGTCGGAATCCTCAGCGTCATCTCGCCGCTCAGGTTGGCGGCCTGCTCGCCCAACTCCGTGGCTGTCACCACGATCACCGTCATGTCGGCCAGCGTAGAGTCCGCTCGCACCTGCTCCAACACCGCGAGTCCATCCATGCCCGGCATCAAGAGGTCCAACAGCATAACCTCCGGTCGCTCGCTGCGCGCGATCTCTAGAGCCATGACGCCGCCGTAGGCCTGGAGCACCTGCACATGCGGGTACTCGGCGCGCACCATGCGTGTCAGCAGGCGCACCATGGCCGGATCATCATCGGCGATGAGAACCTTCGAGAACGGGCGCGAGACCCTGCTCAAGGCCTGCCGGACGACCTCTCGCGTCACGGGCTTGAGCAGGTAATCGGCCGTCTGCAGTTCCAGCGCCATTTTCGGACGTGTGGGCAAGGGACAGCTGATCACCGGCACCTCATCGCACTGGGCCTCTCTCAACAGGGCTTCTGTTCTGCCTTTGTCCCTCGCGTCCACGATCACGGCCGTGGGGCATAGACGCCTGACCGTGTCCAGCAGCTCCGCGTCGGAGCGAGCCAGCTCCACCCGGTATCCCTCAAAATGGCGCTGGATCATCGACGCAGCGCTGGGGTCATCATGTCGTATGATCAAGATGCGCTCGGCGCCATCGCCAAAGGGCAGCACCTCGTACGCCGGCCGATACGTAGCCGTCTCCCTTGGTGGCGGCGAGATGGGCAGAGAAAAACCGAAGGTGCTTCCCCGTCCTACCTCGCTCGTCACCCATATCCGGCCGCCGTGTAGCTCCACAAAGCGCTTGCTGATGGCCAGCCCAAGCCCCGTGCCGCCGTGTTCTCGCCGGATCGAGTCGTCCACCTGGTAGAACTCCTCAAACATCCTGGGCAAGACGTCCTCCGGGATGCCGGGGCCGGTATCGGTCACCGTCACCGTCGCCTGGTCCTCTTCTACCGTCAGACGCACGGTGATCCCGTCCTCTTGAGTGAACCGGGCCGCGTTGCTTAGCAGGTTCAGGATCACCTGGCGGATGCGCGTGATATCCAGCTGAAGATGTACGGGCTCGGTCGGCAACTCGAGTGTCAACCTCAGCCCCTTGGCCTCGACGATCCCCTGGATCATGCGGGTGGCCTCCTTCACGATCTGCCGGAGATCCCCCTGTTCCTTGTTCAACGGCATGCTGTCGGCTTCGATCTTGCTGAGGTCCAGGACATCGTCGATCAGGTCCGAGAGGTGTTTGGCGTTGCGGTAGATGGCGTTCAGATCTCCCCGGTAGGCTGGCGGCAGCGGCTGGCCATAGCTCTCCGGGGCGGTGACCATCATCTCGCTGAACCCGATGATGAGGTTCAGGGGCGTCCGTAGCTCGTGGCTGACGTTCGCGACGAAGCGGGCCTTTGCCTGTTTGGCCTCTTCCGCCTGCTGCCGTGCCCAGGCGAGTGCCTCATTGGCGCGCCACAGGCGGTGGTACGCGCGGTCCAGATCGTTGAGTACGGTGAGCAGCTTGCTGCGATGCATCTGAGCCTCGCGGGTCTGCTGTTCGGCGAGTCGGT encodes the following:
- a CDS encoding response regulator, with amino-acid sequence MGDISRSEFIDYVRDALTHLYDPVHLQSHPLAGYLDGVPDADRVTRAQKLRRLLIEAIEQLSPVDATSTSPDASCGYSALCYRYIDGLGPEEIAGILAISPRQVYRKLREGVEAVAAVLWDRLQIDDRTESAESRVVTPTDRRTLAQATVEQLNARAHPEVLDIHDVLKGILSDLKPYCDQLGARIVLSDPSESLPVYADRTMLRQALINLLTSGLDQTGQRSLLIHIERRLGQLHLTLSRKPGTGRGVPISREAKREGIGWDVALQLLRRQGGQVTCQEDPWRVEIRMPLAGPHHVLVIDDMPDIINLFQRFTSQYAIEVIGAGTAVEAFEVLQQITPSLILLDVMLPRQDGWEILQQLKTNPATAQIPVVICSILNEPGLATALGADGYLRKPVSQEALRLELSLWLPLTPASGVTPS
- a CDS encoding response regulator codes for the protein QQTAWHLFTISLVFTWLWMMVAIFGRPQVAIKALLVLVTLLFCAAITYLISQRSPKPAMPCFLFSLTAAITLALILMRSADLAYLYAIPVLLAGALMHPWLGFVMAAAFDLVLLLVYPNLRGLLANTFLTPGILLAVNLAALVAWAFSRNFYIVLEWMYESYRLAEQQTREAQMHRSKLLTVLNDLDRAYHRLWRANEALAWARQQAEEAKQAKARFVANVSHELRTPLNLIIGFSEMMVTAPESYGQPLPPAYRGDLNAIYRNAKHLSDLIDDVLDLSKIEADSMPLNKEQGDLRQIVKEATRMIQGIVEAKGLRLTLELPTEPVHLQLDITRIRQVILNLLSNAARFTQEDGITVRLTVEEDQATVTVTDTGPGIPEDVLPRMFEEFYQVDDSIRREHGGTGLGLAISKRFVELHGGRIWVTSEVGRGSTFGFSLPISPPPRETATYRPAYEVLPFGDGAERILIIRHDDPSAASMIQRHFEGYRVELARSDAELLDTVRRLCPTAVIVDARDKGRTEALLREAQCDEVPVISCPLPTRPKMALELQTADYLLKPVTREVVRQALSRVSRPFSKVLIADDDPAMVRLLTRMVRAEYPHVQVLQAYGGVMALEIARSERPEVMLLDLLMPGMDGLAVLEQVRADSTLADMTVIVVTATELGEQAANLSGEMTLRIPTPLSVSEWLRLLCSITTALRPTPESEVTREKAPAAVPPG